GACGGCTCTCCTTCCGTCCCACTCCTCCCCACCCAAGCCCCCGGCCCCGAATCCGACGGCTCTCCTtccgtcctctctctctccaccacgTAATTATCGCCCCCACTCCCTTCCTTTAACTCTccccctccatctctctctccctcccttcctccctcactctctctctctctctctctctaaacccGACGCGATTTTCGAATCCGACCTCCCTCGACAACCCTCTCCGATggccgccgccgcaccgccgccgtCCTCGCCGCGCGAGGAGTACGTGTACATGGCGAAGCTGGCCGAGCAGGCGGAGCGCTACGAGGAGATGGTGGAGTTCATGGAGAAGGtgtcggccgccgccgccgacgccgagGAGCTCACCGTCGAGGAGCGCAACCTCCTGTCGGTCGCCTACAAGAACGTGATCGGGGCCCGCCGCGCCTCCTGGCGCATCATCTCCTCCATCGAGCAGAAGGAGGAGAGCCGCGGCAACGAGGACCACGTGGCCGCGATCCGCGACTACCGCGCCAAGATCGAGGCCGAGCTCTCCAAGATCTGCGACGGCATCCTCGGCCTCCTCGACACCCGCCTCATCCCCGCCGCCTCCGTCGGCGACTCCAAGGTCTTCTACCTCAAGATGAAGGGGGATTACCACCGCTACTTGGCCGAGTTCAAGACCGGCACCGAGCGCAAGGAAGCCGCCGAGAGCACCCTCACCGCCTACAAAGCCGCTCAGGTTTGTCCCCTTCCCTTGGGCATTCCTTCGCGCTGTcgatgatgattcatttttattttttgtttttttgattttgtcGAAAACTCGGGGCTCAGATTTGAATGTGCTATTCTGGATCTGGTTGGCGTGAGGCGCTTGGACCTGATTGGCTTGTGTGGGGTGCAAATTACGTGCGATGTTCAATTGATTGCGTCTTGCCTTCTGCGTGATGATTTGTTGTTGGGAAAAATGTGGGTTGCTGCTTCGAATTATAGCTATTGGAACTTTCCGCTGTCTCTGTATTTTGTGCGAGATATCGGTTTTGCTTCGCGGTTGTCTTTTTTAGATCCTGATTCTGATTCTTCTAACTACCTTTGATGGAACTGGTGCCTATGCATCTAATTCGGAAGGAGGGCATTGCGTTCGTTCTTCTGTGAGATAAAGCAAGGAATGATTATTCCCCCTGTTTTGTTCTGTTTTTAATAGTTGCGCACATTTCATTCGATGGACATGGAAATATAGAGAAAGCCAACTGCAGTTTCTCACAGAGAGAGTGCAGTTACCTGTTTATACGAATCACAGGTTGCATAATTAGCAAAATGAATGCCAGTTGGCCTGCTCACGATATGAACTAACTTACAAACTTCTCAAGTTCAAACAATCCCTGACCCAATTTGCTACCCATCATAGGATCTGTTGCCGGTTATCTTTCATGTCATGCTTGGCCTAACGCTATGGCTTGTTTGCAGGATATTGCCAACTCTGAACTGGCTCCTACTCACCCAATTCGGCTTGGGCTGGCTTTGAACTTCTCTGTTTTCTACTATGAGATTCTCAACTCCCCCGACCGTGCTTGTGGTCTCGCTAAACAAGTAAGAAATTGCAATCTATGTTTGTATTCTTTGCACTGTCTTCAGTCTTTTAAGTGctgattcattttattttttaaacccCTGTGCTCTGTAGTGAAGTTTCTTATCTCCAAAACCTATGTAAATTACAAAGATGGAGTGATGGAGTTAAACCAGATATTACGATGCTTTAATTCTGCTCAAGCCTAGCCTAAAGGAACGGTTCCAATTCATGTATGATGTCCCTTTTGTTTATGCATAAATCCTCTCTCTTTTGCAGGCCTTTGATGAAGCAATTGCTGAGTTGGACACTCTTGGTGAGGAATCCTACAAGGACAGCACTTTGATCATGCAGCTTCTCAGAGATAACCTGACCTTGTGGACATCCGACATGCAGGTGCTCATCTATGACCTTTGATGAATGTGATACAATTTACACGTGGGATATTAGATATGCACAGCTTTTTTCAATGGTTCAACTGTTTGTATATGACAATCTCTGTTTATTTCTCAGGATGATGGAGTGGATGAGATCAAAGAAACAGCCAAGGCTGATGAGCAATAGTGATGTCTCAGCTGCTCATCAATATCCGTATAGAAGCTACCCTCTTATCTGTTTTTTAACTGGGGAAGATTGCTGGCTACTGATTCATGTGCAATTCTGGGTTTTAGGCTCGTTGTCTCTATAACAGAATTCTGGTGTTGCTTGTCTTATCGAAGTCTTATGTATTTCCAAATCACTCTTATTTCTCTTGGATTCTTAATGCTTCAATATCTCAATTGAACACGATAAAAGGCCTCCATGTCTATGCAGATTGTTGCCTACTTTCATGATGGCCTATGCTGTCTCAGCCGATGGGCTTGACTGATTTATCTGTTCTGGTTGTTATTTTCAGTTGTGTTAGAAGGGTATTTGGCAATAGATGTTCTGTGAAGGTTGACACCAGGGGATAATCGTTTGATTTTACGACCAGACAAATGAATTAATGCGTGAAGTTTGATTGCTTTGGTTCCCAGCATTTTGCTGTAGATATTTACCTGCGCTCGGGAGAGGAGGCCGTGCTGCCCCTTCCTCGATCTCGAGATATGACATCAAGGGCTCAATTATCTATTGTCTCGGATGATTTCTTGCCTGCCATCCCTGGTGAAATGATGTCGTGATGAATGGTTTTAGGAGATGGACTGGTACGTAGTTAGGATTTAGGAAATCGTTACTGCTTTGATAACGTATGAGTAGAGGAGTGTTTAGAGTCAAAGAATTGGTAATTCCAATATGATCAGtgaacaatttatcgagatttCAGTCGACGGATGATCTTATCGTTCGGTAAGAAAGCTGTGCAATGACTTCCAAAGAGAATCGAGGAAACGCCTAGTCGCTAAAATTGAAGACTCGTGTTTATATGTTTCTGGAGCTAAGAGGGTCATTGGTTGAACGTCGATATTCGCCAAGTGCATGCTGACTCGAGAGTCGATGAATCCAATTTAGGACTTTTGATGTCGCCAAATGCGTGCAGACTCTAGAATCGATGAATCCAATTTAGGACTTTTGATGTTCTCTCCCAAATCCGCTGATGGCATGAGACGTACAAAAATCGATGCATAACGTCCGTGGTGTCACAGAAAATCAAGTCTCCACTCTATGTCCGAGTCAAGCTGCATATGCTCAGAAGATCGATTACCGGAAAAGAGCCAGCATAAATCTTTCCCTAGCGTCATTTGGCTTGAAGCATAGAGAATAGACATAGTGAAGACCCACCAAAGACATTTCTCATAAAGCTTacaacataaaaaattagggaaagGCTGAATTTATCGATCAAAAGCTTTATCTCTTATCCCATGGACAATCTATAAAATATCTAATATTGGGTTATCTAGCTTTCTAACTATTTCGAAGCTTCTCGCAAGTCATGAGGTGCCTTCCTGGCCGTAACTCTTATCTTTAACTTCAGCTACGCTTTCAGCCAAACTTGGCTTATTGTTGACAAAGGGGTTAGCGTAAACCTCACGGTTTCTAAGGTTTCATGCTGTGCGTGTATCCGTCTCTGACTCTTGTTCATGCGTTGAAAACCAACGACAGGTAAAGTTGGTGAACTCTCATGATCTTTACCTACTTTATGCGATCTTAACAAGATGTTAAACAATCGAATTTGTACAAGCATTCAATTGGACAAGACTGCATTGCTCAAGCAACCATGATGGTGGCCTTGGTATTAAAGATTAATCAGAGAAAGTCAAGTTACAGCAAAATCTGCAGAGGATGTTTACAAAGATCTCACTTCTTGAGTGGCCATTTAGTATTGCCGCATCATCATGCGAATAAGTTCCTGTAAAACCGATCTTGCATTCCCGGCAAATTCTTGTCTAGACCAGGTCGGCAAGTGGAGTGACCTCAGCTGTAGCAGGGCTCAAGGTCCGTTTGTCTCCCGACCAAGATCACTGGCTGTGTGATATACTTGGTCCTAAACACACCCAATCAACAGCTTTTCTTACGTATTAATTGTTATTAGTTTGAAAGCGGGCTTAACTCACAATGGAGAAAAGTAAATTTTGGGGGTTGGTAGAGCCGGTTCAAAGGGTAAGGTAGACCTAAGAAGACGTTGACAGGAACCAAGAAAGGTGAAAGAACACTTTCATTACAGAACAACACTCAGCAAAGAAGATATAATTTCATACTTGAAGTTCAAGGAATTGAGATGATGCAAAGAGATTCGAGTTTTATGACAAGAGACATTACACTGAACTGGCGCCTGCGATTGAGCACTGCATTGTTGGGTGCTGGCAAAGCCAGGAGCTTCATAGCATAAATGGTTTTACGTGAATTTGTGGCGGCAATTTAGACCAAGAGCACAATACGCAGATGGATATAAACACTGAGTTCCTGAGGCTTTGCATTTCGCTAATTTCCTTACGGTTCTGCAACATTCTGAAGGACCTGCCCTTCAAATGCGCCTTATTAGAATAATGTCCAAGTGCATGCAAGCATATAAGAGCAGTTGCAACATTAGAAAGGCTAACATGAACTAAAGTCCATAATCCTCCATAGACAGCAACAACTCAGCCTTCCTGAAACCTAATAATATCTGGAAGTCCACGATGTATTGTCACATCTAGTTAATAGAGCCCTTCATATCCCACCCCGTGCTGTCGTAGCGCAAGAGGCAAAGGTGCAAATCAGACCGAACATAGTCAAGCACGAGTGAGTTCAATCCTTagaagaataattgatcattaACAAGGACAAATCTGACAACTACAAAGAACATATCTGTGTAATGATATTTAGCCAGACCAAATTGTCTTTTGGCATTCATTTACATATTGACTGGACAGTGAAAGACTTTGCACTCCCCCACCACTGATCTGAACCACCTTTGTATCCTCAAAAAATGATCAAGAACCAGAAACACCAAAACTACACCAAGAAAGAAATCCTCTTTTGTCCTTAAAACTTACCAGCAAAAAAATATACCTCTCAATCAAAGCCCTCTGTGTTTGGGGCTCTGCACCGGCGCTGGCGAGAGCGGGAACTGAGGACACCCCAATTGTCCCGACATAGGCGAAAACAGCAGGCCTGGCGAAAGTAGGGGGTGCGGCGACCGCGGCGAGTTTAAGCACCCGAAAGGCAGGGGTGACGACGGAAGCTGAAACAGCGGCTGCTGAGGCGACATGGACGGAGGAGGTAGGATACCCTGCTGTGCTGACACAATCTGCTGTGGtggcggctgcggctgcggctgcggctgaGACGGTGGCGGAGCTAAGCTGCTCCACCATGGCGAAACAAGTGGTGATAAAGGCAAGAATCCAGAGAACTGGTCAGGTTGCGAGCCGGCGGCCAACGCCGACCTCTGGAGGCTCCGCATATAGGCGGAGACCGGCGATTCAGCAGGCAAGTTGACAGATGGAAACGGTGGcagtggcgacggcggcgataCCAACCGTGCCATCGGATTGAACCCACCATCCGCCCCAGGATTTGCGCCTACGGCAGCGGCGGCAATACGGGTGTCCGGGTTCACTGCAGGCAACTTCTCTGGGACAACGCCGTTGAGaagcggcggtggcgggcggcTGCCGAGGTGGGCCAGGGGCGGAGGGCGGATTCTCTGGAGGCGGGAGCTCGGGGGCTTCGGATGCTGGATAGGCGGCGGCGAGGAGAGCCTGTCGTGGGCGGGGGAGCCGGTGAGCTTCTGGACGACCTCCCGGAACTCGCTCTTGCTGATGTTGTACACCGGCGGCTGCGGCtgctgcggcggcggaggaggagggtggTCGAGGCTGTGGTCAAAGGAGGACCTTTTGGCGGTGGGTTTGGAGATCTTGTGGGACAGTTTGTTGAGGTGCTTCAGATAACCGTCGCTTATGTTCGTGGGGGCAGTGGTGGTGATTGCGGAGGAGCTGCTACTGGTGGTGGAGTCACTGGACGAGTGGCAGCTTTTGTCCATCTTTCGtggatctctctctctagatctcAGTGATCAGATATGTCAttcaaaagaagatgaaaacaagaaaaggatgacaccctctatctctctctccccgtgaCGCTGAGGGGGAAGTTCAAGTCATGGCTTCCTTTTTCATATTCGTAGATATCCTCGAGATGTGGCAGATGACAGAGATGACAGTCAAAGGGAGATGAGCACGAAGACGATGACAGCAGCAATGATGACAAAATAACATTCAAAAGCTCGGGAATAAAGGGGTAGGGTTGAATGGCCTTTATCTACGGAAGGAGGGTTTCTGGATGAAAGACTGCAATCACCATCttggaagggaaaagaaggaacCCGTCTTTTATCCATACggaagggaagagaagagaagagaagccaAGGACAACGAAGAAGGACAACGTTGATCTTGTGACGATTTTACGTTTAACACCAACGTTAAAAAATGCTTTGTTCTCTTCTGGGGAAAATGGCTGTTCACGGCAGCCTGGCCCCACGGATGCACCCACGATGATTAGTGAACGTTTGACCAGTCAAAGGCATTAAACACTTTCTGATCTTTTTCACCCTCGAAGTCTCAACGGACACCATGGCCATCGGTTTCTCTTTTGGTCGTTTCCGAAGTAGGCCCATTTGCTCCTTCGAACGTCACGAAATGGTTTCTCCATTTTCGGCTGAAAAATGCTCGGCAAATGCAATCGCAAATAGAAAGGAAATCTGGAAAATTCTTGGATACCAAAAGGGGCCTTCGGATTTGCTTTGGTTACTCGAAATACTTTTTGCGATGGGAATTGCTTCATGTGGTGCTTCTTGCGCGTATCAGTTTTGCATTATGGCATTTTTTGGTAGGTTAATCCATTGAATATGGGAGGGCATTCATACTTTTCTAGGAATGAGTTGGGAAATGAAGAGAACGTGAGAAGAACATTGTGGAgggaaattcaaaaattaccttCCACACGCTTCTTTTGCAATTTGCATCATCGCTTTTGTGATTTCATTTCCAATTGCAACATCACCTATTGTTCTAGTGCTATTTACAAAAGgaataaatgatataaatagttcttgaactttaatCCAATATGCAATATAGTTTTTGAACTTTAACCAAATATGTAATATAGTcccttaaattttaatttatttaatgtggtaTTTGGACCTTTGATATATGTTCTGTATGAAAATGTTTGATATAATGCTTTAGCCAAATGTGCAATATCAATcctgaatttttaaaatgtaGGCTTTGGACTTTTGGTATATGTtctacatgaaaatgttttgatATAACACTTCAACCCAATATTGAATatcatttatgaatttttaatttgtttaatgtgggcTTTGGACTttttatacatgttcaatttagtcccaatattgtacaaaaatatttaatgtaaCATTGAACATGAATAAATTAATAGATGCTATCACATGTATGCTTCCAGTAGGAACAAACATGATGGATCAAGTAAACCATTTGATCCTCTTCATCATTCCTAGTCTCAACCAGATCATTCATGTTATTGCTGTATACTAAGAAGGACATCCTATTCCAATAATTTGCCATGTATCTATTCACACTCAACTTAGTGGCCATATAGAATACAAAAGCAAAAACGTAACAAAACAATGATAATGCGCAACAAAAATGAATCCATAAACAACAACTTGATTGGTCGATTCTATTCCTAGCGATTCACAAGCTATGACAGATTGTTTCTATATAATTAATTGAATCAAGCACGATAGACTTCTACAGGCCAAGTTCTAATTTTGATGTGATAGCTCTTGGATGAAGCATGAATGGAAAACGTGAACACCAGAAATGACACTAATATGATCATGTGAAGTTTAACATTGAATGATACTGCTCTTGAAATTGCTTTCTCTAACAGACATGCCTTCTGACATCACTtaggcattttatcaaacagcTTCGATATTACTCAAATAATGATCCTATATGTGATATTCTTCAGTTCAAAGTATCACAATTCGGAATAACACAAGCTCAATTTATTAAAGCAACCTCATTCGTGATTGATTTTCACACAAACAAAACTATAGATCTCGGGCTCTACTTGTGTATGTAAGAGCTGAAACAAAATGCATTGCAAAGTGGGAGTGTCCAAACGGAAGCATACCTTACACAAGCAAATTGGGACTACACACTTTGTTGTGTTTGCTGTAGAATCTTGAGGTTGAATTGAGTCACGAATGGGTGTGGGTGAATCGGGTTTGCAATTTGGATAGGTGAATGTGGGATTCTAATGTATGAATGTGTCTAGATGAATGGGGCAGCCGATTTGACGAAAGTGTGAGTCGGCTTGAGAGAAATTGCTTGATTTACGTAACGATTGAACAATTTTGAGCAAGATCTCAATAATCTCAATTAAAGTTCTTCGATGGTTGAGTGTTCAACAATTTGGGgcaagaaaggagagaaaagacaACGTAGAACGACTAgaacttttcttttaattaatgaaaacaATGCCGTTTTGACATTCGGCATCTACGTCAACACTGGTTATTTGCCTATCTAGCCATGTAGGACTACCGATGTTGACTGGTATCCACCTAAGCAATTTTTAAGGTaatttggtaagattgattcaattggcaaattgttaaGAAGCCTAAGACTCCATTGacaaatgaattgaattgataaattaccaaaatatttaaaattgaattgataaaagtataataaatttaaagtttttagaatttttttcccaTCAAGTTTTCCGCTTAGGAAGAAGAATGGCCGGGTCGTTCTTCACTGGCAAGAAACATCATCGTTTGATCTTTGCCAATGTGTGTATCGTACTCGTCGACATTAGCGGCCACGTCAAAGTGTTCCTAGAAGAATAACCGTGGAAAGTATCAAAGGAGACAATCGATGCAGCCCTAAGATTCTTGGagtttctgtcttttttttttttttttgagaactCTGGTTAATGCATCCTGGCGACTGTTCATCGCCAAAATGGGCAATCATGACGCAAGAATTGGAATT
The sequence above is drawn from the Eucalyptus grandis isolate ANBG69807.140 chromosome 11, ASM1654582v1, whole genome shotgun sequence genome and encodes:
- the LOC104416151 gene encoding VQ motif-containing protein 9, which gives rise to MDKSCHSSSDSTTSSSSSAITTTAPTNISDGYLKHLNKLSHKISKPTAKRSSFDHSLDHPPPPPPQQPQPPVYNISKSEFREVVQKLTGSPAHDRLSSPPPIQHPKPPSSRLQRIRPPPLAHLGSRPPPPLLNGVVPEKLPAVNPDTRIAAAAVGANPGADGGFNPMARLVSPPSPLPPFPSVNLPAESPVSAYMRSLQRSALAAGSQPDQFSGFLPLSPLVSPWWSSLAPPPSQPQPQPQPPPQQIVSAQQGILPPPSMSPQQPLFQLPSSPLPFGCLNSPRSPHPLLSPGLLFSPMSGQLGCPQFPLSPAPVQSPKHRGL
- the LOC104416141 gene encoding 14-3-3-like protein, whose product is MAAAAPPPSSPREEYVYMAKLAEQAERYEEMVEFMEKVSAAAADAEELTVEERNLLSVAYKNVIGARRASWRIISSIEQKEESRGNEDHVAAIRDYRAKIEAELSKICDGILGLLDTRLIPAASVGDSKVFYLKMKGDYHRYLAEFKTGTERKEAAESTLTAYKAAQDIANSELAPTHPIRLGLALNFSVFYYEILNSPDRACGLAKQAFDEAIAELDTLGEESYKDSTLIMQLLRDNLTLWTSDMQDDGVDEIKETAKADEQ